In the Telopea speciosissima isolate NSW1024214 ecotype Mountain lineage chromosome 2, Tspe_v1, whole genome shotgun sequence genome, one interval contains:
- the LOC122652377 gene encoding leucine-rich repeat extensin-like protein 3 — MSWLLIFMILICFLFNNLSEAKNEKKLLPSAVVVGTVYCDTCFQQDFSKSSYFISDASVAVQCGDGSSKPSFSKEVKTNKQGEFRVDLPFTVSKHVKRIKKCSVKLISSSEPFCSVASRATSSSLHLKSRKQGVHIFSAGFFTFKPLREPEMCSQRPRLETSKEQQLVPQNSFLPSPGIIPTFPPVTQDPTIPNVPSLTPTTPYLSPLPILPNLPPLPPLPVLPPLPPLMSGQPILPPLHNAKMLSGKTVSTHQTISHPTFLFPPLVPPIFPTPPPFGIPNPFQPPPLLPPLPFQPPPPPFFNLPPVPGLSPPPSPPPFNLPPVPGLSPPPSSPPPFFNLPPIPGLSPPPSPPPPPRLPFPFPPFPFPPPGGFPGIPPAPPRLKEPSP; from the exons ATGTCTTGGTTGCTGATTTTCATGATTCTCATCTGCTTCCTCTTCAATAATCTCTCAGAGGCTAAAAATGAGAAGAAGCTTCTTCCATCTGCAGTTGTAGTGGGCACTGTTTACTGTGACACTTGTTTCCAGCAAGACTTCTCTAAAAGCAGCTACTTCATATCAG ATGCTTCGGTTGCAGTTCAATGTGGAGATGGAAGCTCAAAACCCAGTTTTAGCAAGGAAGTGAAGACTAATAAACAAGGAGAGTTCAGAGTTGATCTACCTTTCACTGTTAGTAAACATGTCAAAAGAATCAAGAAATGCTCAGTGAAATTAATTAGTAGCAGTGAGCCTTTCTGTTCAGTGGCCTCTAGAGCTACTTCCTCATCACTCCATCTAAAATCAAGGAAACAAGGAGTTCACATTTTCTCCGCTGGGTTTTTCACCTTCAAGCCATTGCGAGAGCCAGAGATGTGTAGCCAGAGACCAAGACTTGAAACCTCTAAGGAACAACAACTCGTTCCCCAAAACTCATTCCTTCCCAGTCCTGGCATAATCCCAACATTCCCACCTGTAACTCAGGATCCAACCATACCAAATGtaccctctctcacacccacaacTCCATATTTATCTCCTCTTCCTATACTCCCCAATcttccaccattgccaccattaCCAGTTCTCCCTCCCCTGCCACCATTAATGTCAGGACAACCAATTTTACCACCTCTGCACAATGCTAAAATGCTTTCAGGCAAAACTGTATCAACTCATCAAACTATAAGCCACCCAACTTTCTTGTTTCCCCCTTTGGTTCCGCCAATATTCCCAACACCACCGCCATTTGGTATTCCAAATCCATTTCAACCTCCACCACTTCTGCCCCCACTCCCATttcagccaccaccaccaccatttttcaaccttccaccAGTTCCAGGGCTAtctccaccaccatcaccaccacctttCAATCTTCCACCAGTTCCAGGCCTAtctccaccaccatcatcaccacctccatttttcaaccttccaccAATTCCAGGGCTAtctccaccaccatcaccacccccaccaccaaGACTACCCTTTCCTTTCCCTCCATTTCCGTTCCCACCTCCAGGGGGCTTCCCAGGCATTCCTCCAGCTCCTCCACGTTTGAAGGAACCCTCTCCTTGA
- the LOC122652375 gene encoding hexosyltransferase GAUT11-like, translating to MRRRAAEYRRPVRRKLSYWIWGLFGFFSLAALALFVVHHNHHEYRFENPIQEKNERIGLDQRESLNYTEEILNVKSFVRQLGEQMILAKAYVIIAKEHNNLHLAWELSSKIKHCQLLLSKAAMRGTPITLEEAQPIVKGLSALIYKAQDAHYDIATTIMTMKSHIQALEERSNAVTVQSTVFGQLVAESLPKSLHCLHVRLTADWLENSALRELADEKSNSPRLEDNNLYHFCIFSDNVLATSVVVNSTVSNANHPKELVFHIVTDKISYGAMQAWFLGTDFKGSTIEVRNIEEFSWLNVSYSPIFRQLLDAEVRAYYFGDPQDSKDEPKFRNPKYISLLNHLRFYIPEIYPSLEKVVFLDDDVVVQKDLAPLFSLDLHGNVNGAVETCLEAFHRYYKYLNFSNTIISSKFDPQACGWAFGMNVFALTVWKKMNVTARYHYWQEQNADQTLWKLGTLPPGLLTFYGLTEPLDRRWHVLGLGYDFNIDNRLIESAAVIHFNGNMKPWLKLAVGRYKFLWERYVNHTHPFLQDCVTS from the coding sequence GAGAAGAATGAACGGATTGGACTTGATCAACGTGAAAGCTTAAATTATACTGAAGAAATATTAAATGTTAAGTCATTTGTGAGGCAATTAGGCGAACAAATGATTCTCGCCAAGGCTTATGTGATTATTGCTAAAGAACACAATAACCTTCACCTTGCTTGGGAGCTCAGCTCAAAAATCAAGCATTGCCAGCTCCTGCTCTCAAAAGCTGCCATGAGAGGGACACCCATCACATTGGAAGAAGCACAACCAATAGTTAAAGGCCTATCTGCACTAATCTACAAGGCACAAGATGCACATTATGACATTGCTACCACAATCATGACAATGAAGTCCCACATTCAAGCCCTTGAAGAGCGCTCAAATGCAGTGACAGTGCAGAGCACAGTTTTCGGGCAATTAGTAGCAGAGTCTCTGCCCAAGAGCCTCCACTGCCTGCATGTCAGACTGACAGCTGATTGGCTTGAAAATTCTGCACTACGGGAACTTGCAGATGAGAAGAGTAACTCCCCTCGGCTTGAGGATAACAACCTCTACCACTTCTGCATATTCTCTGATAATGTTCTGGCTACCTCTGTAGTGGTTAACTCCACTGTCTCCAATGCCAACCATCCTAAGGAGCTCGTCTTCCACATTGTCACAGATAAGATCAGCTATGGAGCAATGCAGGCATGGTTCCTTGGGACCGACTTCAAAGGCTCTACCATAGAAGTACGGAACATTGAAGAGTTCTCTTGGTTGAATGTCTCTTACTCTCCCATTTTTAGGCAGCTCCTTGATGCAGAGGTAAGGGCTTACTACTTTGGGGACCCTCAAGACTCAAAAGATGAACCAAAGTTCCGGAATCCAAAGTATATATCTTTGTTGAATCATCTGCGCTTTTACATCCCAGAAATATATCCCTCACTGGAAAAGGTGGTTTTTCTGGACGATGATGTTGTTGTCCAGAAGGATCTGGCCCCACTTTTCTCATTGGATTTGCATGGAAATGTGAATGGAGCAGTAGAGACCTGTCTCGAAGCATTTCATCGTTATTACAAATACCTCAATTTCTCCAATACAATCATCAGTTCAAAGTTTGACCCACAGGCCTGTGGATGGGCATTTGGGATGAATGTTTTTGCTCTGACAGTGTGGAAGAAAATGAATGTGACTGCCAGGTATCACTACTGGCAAGAACAGAATGCTGATCAGACTCTCTGGAAGCTAGGAACCCTTCCCCCTGGCCTTCTGACATTTTATGGACTGACTGAGCCACTCGATCGGAGATGGCATGTGTTAGGCTTGGGTTATGACTTCAACATTGACAATCGTCTAATTGAGAGTGCAGCTGTTATTCACTTCAACGGGAACATGAAGCCATGGCTAAAGCTGGCTGTTGGAAGGTACAAGTTTCTATGGGAACGGTATGTAAATCATACACACCCATTTCTCCAAGATTGTGTCACAAGTTAA